The sequence below is a genomic window from Microtus ochrogaster isolate Prairie Vole_2 unplaced genomic scaffold, MicOch1.0 UNK86, whole genome shotgun sequence.
GTATCATGGATCTTGGCCCAAAACTCCAGGATTTTCATCTTGCTGATTTCAGCCTGGGCTCTGGAACCCCATGTGAATTCGAAGGATGGAGGATTGCTGTTGGGCACTTTTCGGTACTCCAGATACTTCAGCCTGACCAAATCTTCAGTGATAACTTTCTTAGGCTCTCCGTAGATGAAGTGTTTCTTGTGAGCATATACACCCATCATATTCAGCACTTCCCAGACCTCCTTTTCAGAGGCACAGTTATTTTTCTTGAAGATCACACCAAGAACCATCATTAATAGGCCAGTATTGggcattttttcttcctttactccATCATAGGTATGGTCTAGTTTGTTGAAAAGGGCATAGCAGTGTCTGATAGGATCGACTTCCTTCAGATCAACACCAAAGGCTAGTTCCATGTGCTCTGTGGCTCTCTTTAGAATCTCAGTGAAGTGGTTTTTTGATGTTTTGATAACACACTTCAGCATATCTGCCCTTGTAATAACCTCCTTCTTTTGATACTTCTCCATCAGGAACTGTACCAGTAAGACTACTTTGTGGTTTGTCGGATCTTTACTCCAGACCTCGATGTCAGAATCATCTGAACTTTTCTCATCTTGGTTTCTGGCACCTGTATTTTCATATGTGTGAGGAAAGGTACAGTGTGCCCCCTGCAGCTTGTTCGGAGGTGTAGGCATACCAGCAGCAGGACTAGCCTGATCTGGACCCTCATAGGAAGGATCGGGAGAGGCTGGTTCCTCCACTGTATTTTGGGCACGGGCCTGGCGGCGCTTCTCGCGGGCACGGAGCTTGCTCTTTTGGCCACGAGGCATGATGACTGTAGTGGGGAACACAGATAGTAATACAAACAGGTTAGGGAAGAGATCACCCTGGAAAACAGAGGATGACATAATTTGTACAGTCTCTGTTGGTAGATCCTACTATTACTCCACGAAAGGCTACCTTGCCTTGTTTCCTTAAACTGACTTAGTAACcgaaaaggggaagggaaatttAGACCTTGTTATCTCAGTTCAAGCTCACCATATGAACTTTCCTCCGGACTAGTACTGTTTCTCCCTTTTCTAACGGCTGTTTCTCTCTATACACATTGAAACCCTGACTGTCAAGTGGCAGCGGCACGTGACAACAGCAGTAGTCGAAGACACCCACAATAAATGGTAGGGTTGGGATAGGGTAATTTGGAATGGATCGCTTTAGGAAGGTCTCTGGATTGAGGGGAGAATATTCCAGAAAATACCTTGAGAAACAGAAGTTCCTACGGTTCCTCACGGATGCTCAAAGAAGCTTCCCGAAGGCTTCACTGGCCTCGAAGAACACCAGCAAATAACGGCAGTTGAAGAAAAGCGGATACAGCATAATCCATTTCCGTTCACGCCCACAGGCTTTAAAAAGCAACTGCCCAGGCGCAGAAGGGAGGGGGCCCTTTCAATCATGCAGTCTTTTAAAAGCAACTGCACATTCGCAGACAGAAAGCTGTGCCTTTATCAACGACACCTAGACTTTTAAAAGCAACTGTTCAGGTGCAGAGGGAAGACAGAGCCTCTTTCAACAACAcctaatcttttaaaagaaactgcTTAGGTGCAGAGGGAATTTGGAGCATCTGTCAACCACACTTAGACTTTTAAAAGCAACTGCACATGTGCAGAAAAAAGGCGGAGCCTATGTCAACACATCAAGTATTTTAAAAGCAACTGCACATGCGCAGATGGAAACCAGCGCCTCTGTCAATCACACCTAGTCGCCTCACAATCACACCTAGTCTTTTAAAAGCAACTTCTCAGCTGCAGAGGGAAAGCTGAGCCTCTGTCAACCACAGGTAGTCTTTTAGAAGAAACTGCACATTCGCGGATGGAAGGTAGAGCCTCCATCAATAATGcttagtcttttaaaaagaactgaaCATGCACAGAAAGAAGTCAGAGCCTCAGAGGACCACATCTAGTCTTTTGAAAGCAACTGCACATGCGAAGACAGAAAGAGGAGCCTATGTCAACCACACCAAGTCTTTTAAAGCAACTGCTCAGgtgcagaaggaaggcagagcctCTTTGAACAACGCCTAGTCATTTAAATTAAACTgaacaggagcagagggaaggctGAGCCTCTTTCAACCCCACCTAGGCATTTAAAAGTAACTGACCggcacacacagaagacagagccTCTGTCAGTCACACATCGTGTTTTAAAAGTAACTGCATAGGCGcagacagaaggcagagcctCTGTCTACCACACATAGTGTTTTAATAGTAACTGCATAGGCGCAGANNNNNNNNNNNNNNNNNNNNNNNNNNNNNNNNNNNNNNNNNNNNNNNNNNNNNNNNNNNNNNNNNNNNNNNNNNNNNNNNNNNNNNNNNNNNNNNNNNNNcacacacagaagacagagccTCTGTCAGTCACACATCGTGTTTTAAAAGTAACTGCATAGGCGcagacagaaggcagagcctCTGTCTACCACACATAGTGTTTTAATAGTAACTGCATAGGCGcagacagaaggcagagcctCTGTCTACCACACATAGTGTTTTAATAGTAACTGCATAGGCGCAGATAGAAGGCAGAGCCTCTGTCAACCACTCCTagtcttttaaaagaaactgcATAAGCGCCTAATGAAGGCAGAGACTGTAAAGCACACCTAGTCTTTAGAAAGAAACTGTGCATGGTAAAACAGAACGCAGAGCCTCTGTCAGCTATGCCTAGTCCTTTAAAAGCAACTGCACATGCGCAGATGGAAAGCTGCTCCTCTGTCAACCACACCAAGTCTTTTAAAGCAACTGCTCAGGTGCAGAGGGAAGGCGGAGCCTCTGTCAACCACGCCTagtcttttaaaagaaactgatCATGCACAGATGGAAGGAAGAGTCTCCATCAATAATGCCTTTTAAAAGCAACAGCAACATGTGCAGAAAGAAGGCGGAGCCTATGTCAACACATCTAGTCTTTTAAAAGCACCTGCACATGCGCAGACAGAAAGCAGTGCCTCAACCACACCAAGTCTTTTAAAGCAACTGCTCAGGTGCATACTGAAGGCGGAACCTCATTGAACAACAAGTAGTCATTTAAAAGAAACTGCACATGTGCAGATGAAAGGCAGAGCCTCTTTCAACCTCACCTAGACATTTAAAAGTAACTgcacaggcacagacagaagGCGGAGCCTCTGTCAACCACGACTAGTCTTTTAAAAGCAACTGAGCATGCGCAGAGGGAAAGTGGCACCTCTGTCAACCACACCAATTCTTTTAAAGCAACTGCTCAGGTGcagacagaaggcagagcctCTTTCAACCCCACCTAGACATTTAAAAGTAACTGCACAGGCGcagacagaaggcagagcctATGTCAGCCACGCCTAGTCTTTTAAAAGAAACTCCTCATGTGCAGAAAGAAGGAGGAGCCTCTGTAGACCACATGTAGTCTATTGAAAGCAACTGCACATGCGCAGTCAGAAATTAGAGCCTTTTGAGGAAGACCGGGCAGCAGGACGCGGCCTGAAGACCGGGCGGCGGGACGCAGCCAGAGGACGCCTATCACGACAAGCGGGGACCGTCTGGGACCGGCTGGGGGCTGGGACCTGAGctactgcagaggacacaggctgctggctgtgggaaccatcccagcagcagaagcaggctgcagggaccatgcgcaacaccgagatcagatcgccccactacaattaaatcaaagaggtaggccttttgttgacaaggtcactggcaaacagggagcttggtcctgttcctgaagaccttCGNNNNNNNNNNNNNNNNNNNNNNNNNNNNNNNNNNNNNNNNNNNNNNNNNNNNNNNNNNNNNNNNNNNNNNNNNNNNNNNNNNNNNNNNNNNNNNNNNNNNNNNNNNNNNNNNNNNNNNNNNNNNNNNNNNNNNNNNNNNNNNNNNNNNNNNNNNNNNNNNNNNNNNNNNNNNNNNNNNNNNNNNNNNNNNNNNNNNNNNNNNNNNNNNNNNNNNNNNNNNNNNNNNNNNNNNNNNNNNNNNNNNNNNNNNNNNNNNNNNNNNNNNNNNNNNNNNNNNNNNNNNNNNNNNNNNNNNNNNNNNNNNNNNNNNNNNNNNNNNNNNNNNNNNNNNNNNNNNNNNNNNNNNNNNNNNNNNNNNNNNNNNNNNNNNNNNNNNNNNNNNNNNNNNNNNNNNNNNNNNNNNNNNNNNNNNNNNNNNNNNNNNNNNNNNNNNNNNNNNNNNNNNNNNNNNNNNNNNNNNNNNNNNNNNNNNNNNNNNNNNNNNNNNNNNNNNNNNNNNNNNNNNNNNNNNNNNNNNNNNNNNNNNNNNNNNNNNNNNNNNNNNNNNNNNNNNNNNNNNNNNNNNNNNNNNNNNNNNNNNNNNNNNNNNNNNNNNNNNNNNNNNNNNNNNNNNNNNNNNNNNNNNNNNNNNNNNNNNNNNNNNNNNNNNNNNNNNNNNNNNNNNNNNNNNNNNNNNNNNNNNNNNNNNNNNNNNNNNNNNNNNNNNNNNNNNNNNNNNNNNNNNNNNNNNNNNNNNNNNNNNNNNNNNNNNNNNNNNNNNNNNNNNNNNNNNNNNNNNNNNNNNNNNNNNNNNNNNNNNNNNNNNNNNNNNNNNNNNNNNNNNNNNNNNNNNNNNNNNNNNNNNNNNNNNNNNNNNNNNNNNNNNNNNNNNNNNNNNNNNNNNNNNNNNNNNNNNNNNNNNNNNNNNNNNNNNNNNNNNNNNNNNNNNNNNNNNNNNNNNNNNNNNNNNNNNNNNNNNNNNNNNNNNNNNNNNNNNNNNNNNNNNNNNNNNNNNNNNNNNNNNNNNNNNNNNNNNNNNNNNNNNNNNNNNNNNNNNNNNNNNNNNNNNNNNNNNNNNNNNNNNNNNNNNNNNNNNNNNNNNNNNNNNNNNNNNNNNNNNNNNNNNNNNNNNNNNNNNNNNNNNNNNNNNNNNNNNNNNNNNNNNNNNNNNNNNNNNNNNNNNNNNNNNNNNNNNNNNNNNNNNNNNNNNNNNNNNNNNNNNNNNNNNNNNNNNNNNNNNNNNNNNNNNNNNNNNNNNNNNNNNNNNNNNNNNNNNNNNNNNNNNNNNNNNNNNNNNNNNNNNNNNNNNNNNNNNNNNNNNNNNNNNNNNNNNNNNNNNNNNNNNNNNNNNNNNNNNNNNNNNNNNNNNNNNNNNNNNNNNNNNNNNNNNNNNNNNNNNNNNNNNNNNNNNNNNNNNNNNNNNNNNNNNNNNNNNNNNNNNNNNNNNNNNNNNNNNNNNNNNNNNNNNNNNNNNNNNNNNNNNNNNNNNNNNNNNNNNNNNNNNNNNNNNNNNNNNNNNNNNNNNNNNNNNNNNNNNNNNNNNNNNNNNNNNNNNNNNNNNNNNNNNNNNNNNNNNNNNNNNNNNNNNNNNNNNNNNNNNNNNNNNNNNNNNNNNNNNNNNNNNNNNNNNNNNNNNNNNNNNNNNNNNNNNNNNNNNNNNNNNNNNNNNNNNNNNNNNNNNNNNNNNNNNNNNNNNNNNNNNNNNNNNNNNNNNNNNNNNNNNNNNNNNNNNNNNNNNNNNNNNNNNNNNNNNNNNNNNNNNNNNNNNNNNNNNNNNNNNNNNNNNNNNNNNNNNNNNNNNNNNNNNNNNNNNNNNNNNNNNNNNNNNNNNNNNNNNNNNNNNNNNNNNNNNNNNNNNNNNNNNNNNNNNNNNNNNNNNNNNNNNNNNNNNNNNNNNNNNNNNNNNNNNNNNNNNNNNNNNNNNNNNNNNNNNNNNNNNNNNNNNNNNNNNNNNNNNNNNNNNNNNNNNNNNNNNNNNNNNNNNNNNNNNNNNNNNNNNNNNNNNNNNNNNNNNNNNNNNNNNNNNNNNNNNNNNNNNNNNNNNNNNNNNNNNNNNNNNNNNNNNNNNNNNNNNNNNNNNNNNNNNNNNNNNNNNNNNNNNNNNNNNNNNNNNNNNNNNNNNNNNNNNNNNNNNNNNNNNNNNNNNNNNNNNNNNNNNNNNNNNNNNNNNNNNNNNNNNNNNNNNNNNNNNNNNNNNNNNNNNNNNNNNNNNNNNNNNNNNNNNNNNNNNNNNNNNNNNNNNNNNNNNNNNNNNNNNNNNNNNNNNNNNNNNNNNNNNNNNNNNNNNNNNNNNNNNNNNNNNNNNNNNNNNNNNNNNNNNNNNNNNNNNNNNNNNNNNNNNNNNNNNNNNNNNNNNNNNNNNNNNNNNNNNNNNNNNNNNNNNNNNNNNNNNNNNNNNNNNNNNNNNNNNNNNNNNNNNNNNNNNNNNNNNNNNNNNNNNNNNNNNNNNNNNNNNNNNNNNNNNNNNNNNNNNNNNNNNNNNNNNNNNNNNNNNNNNNNNNNNNNNNNNNNNNNNNNNNNNNNNNNNNNNNNNNNNNNNNNNNNNNNNNNNNNNNNNNNNNNNNNNNNNNNNNNNNNNNNNNNNNNNNNNNNNNNNNNNNNNNNNNNNNNNNNNNNNNNNNNNNNNNNNNNNNNNNNNNNNNNNNNNNNNNNNNNNNNNNNNNNNNNNNNNNNNNNNNNNNNNNNNNNNNNNNNNNNNNNNNNNNNNNNNNNNNNNNNNNNNNNNNNNNNNNNNNNNNNNNNNNNNNNNNNNNNNNNNNNNNNNNNNNNNNNNNNNNNNNNNNNNNNNNNNNNNNNNNNNNNNNNNNNNNNNNNNNNNNNNNNNNNNNNNNNNNNNNNNNNNNNNNNNNNNNNNNNNNNNNNNNNNNNNNNNNNNNNNNNNNNNNNNNNNNNNNNNNNNNNNNNNNNNNNNNNNNNNNNNNNNNNNNNNNNNNNNNNNNNNNNNNNNNNNNNNNNNNNNNNNNNNNNNNNNNNNNNNNNNNNNNNNNNNNNNNNNNNNNNNNNNNNNNNNNNNNNNNNNNNNNNNNNNNNNNNNNNNNNNNNNNNNNNNNNNNNNNNNNNNNNNNNNNNNNNNNNNNNNNNNNNNNNNNNNNNNNNNNNNNNNNNNNNNNNNNNNNNNNNNNNNNNNNNNNNNNNNNNNNNNNNNNNNNNNNNNNNNNNNNNNNNNNNNNNNNNNNNNNNNNNNNNNNNNNNNNNNNNNNNNNNNNNNNNNNNNNNNNNNNNNNNNNNNNNNNNNNNNNNNNNNNNNNNNNNNNNNNNNNNNNNNNNNNNNNNNNNNNNNNNNNNNNNNNNNNNNNNNNNNNNNNNNNNNNNNNNNNNNNNNNNNNNNNNNNNNNNNNNNNNNNNNNNNNNNNNNNNNNNNNNNNNNNNNNNNNNNNNNNNNNNNNNNNNNNNNNNNNNNNNNNNNNNNNNNNNNNNNNNNNNNNNNNNNNNNNNNNNNNNNNNNNNNNNNNNNNNNNNNNNNNNNNNNNNNNNNNNNNNNNNNNNNNNNNNNNNNNNNNNNNNNNNNNNNNNNNNNNNNNNNNNNNNNNNNNNNNNNNNNNNNNNNNNNNNNNNNNNNNNNNNNNNNNNNNNNNNNNNNNNNNNNNNNNNNNNNNNNNNNNNNNNNNNNNNNNNNNNNNNNNNNNNNNNNNNNNNNNNNNNNNNNNNNNNNNNNNNNNNNNNNNNNNNNNNNNNNNNNNNNNNNNNNNNNNNNNNNNNNNNNNNNNNNNNNNNNNNNNNNNNNNNNNNNNNNNNNNNNNNNNNNNNNNNNNNNNNNNNNNNNNNNNNNNNNNNNNNNNNNNNNNNNNNNNNNNNNNNNNNNNNNNNNNNNNNNNNNNNNNNNNNNNNNNNNNNNNNNNNNNNNNNNNNNNNNNNNNNNNNNNNNNNNNNNNNNNNNNNNNNNNNNNNNNNNNNNNNNNNNNNNNNNNNNNNNNNNNNNNNNNNNNNNNNNNNNNNNNNNNNNNNNNNNNNNNNNNNNNNNNNNNNNNNNNNNNNNNNNNNNNNNNNNNNNNNNNNNNNNNNNNNNNNNNNNNNNNNNNNNNNNNNNNNNNNNNNNNNNNNNNNNNNNNNNNNNNNNNNNNNNNNNNNNNNNNNNNNNNNNNNNNNNNNNNNNNNNNNNNNNNNNNNNNNNNNNNNNNNNNNNNNNNNNNNNNNNNNNNNNNNNNNNNNNNNNNNNNNNNNNNNNNNNNNNNNNNNNNNNNNNNNNNNNNNNNNNNNNNNNNNNNNNNNNNNNNNNNNNNNNNNNNNNNNNNNNNNNNNNNNNNNNNNNNNNNNNNNNNNNNNNNNNNNNNNNNNNNNNNNNNNNNNNNNNNNNNNNNNNNNNNNNNNNNNNNNNNNNNNNNNNNNNNNNNNNNNNNNNNNNNNNNNNNNNNNNNNNNNNNNNNNNNNNNNNNNNNNNNNNNNNNNNNNNNNNNNNNNNNNNNNNNNNNNNNNNNNNNNNNNNNNNNNNNNNNNNNNNNNNNNNNNNNNNNNNNNNNNNNNNNNNNNNNNNNNNNNNNNNNNNNNNNNNNNNNNNNNNNNNNNNNNNNNNNNNNNN
It includes:
- the LOC101982936 gene encoding melanoma-associated antigen B18-like, with amino-acid sequence MPRGQKSKLRAREKRRQARAQNTVEEPASPDPSYEGPDQASPAAGMPTPPNKLQGAHCTFPHTYENTGARNQDEKSSDDSDIEVWSKDPTNHKVVLLVQFLMEKYQKKEVITRADMLKCVIKTSKNHFTEILKRATEHMELAFGVDLKEVDPIRHCYALFNKLDHTYDGVKEEKMPNTGLLMMVLGVIFKKNNCASEKEVWEVLNMMGVYAHKKHFIYGEPKKVITEDLVRLKYLEYRKVPNSNPPSFEFTWGSRAQAEISKMKILEFWAKI